A region from the Algoriphagus machipongonensis genome encodes:
- the rpsL gene encoding 30S ribosomal protein S12 translates to MPTIQQLVRKGRTTLESKSKSRALDACPQRRGVCTRVYTTTPKKPNSAMRKVARVRLTNGKEVNAYIPGEGHNLQEHSIVLIRGGRVKDLPGVRYHIIRGALDTAGVKDRKQGRSKYGAKKPKAAKK, encoded by the coding sequence ATGCCTACTATTCAACAGTTAGTACGAAAAGGTAGAACCACACTGGAATCCAAATCAAAGTCTAGAGCATTGGACGCATGTCCTCAGCGTAGAGGGGTTTGTACCAGAGTGTACACTACGACACCTAAGAAACCTAACTCTGCAATGAGAAAGGTAGCTAGGGTTAGATTGACAAATGGAAAAGAAGTGAATGCTTACATTCCAGGAGAGGGTCACAATTTGCAAGAGCACTCGATCGTATTGATCAGAGGTGGTCGTGTAAAAGACTTGCCAGGTGTAAGATATCACATCATCCGTGGTGCACTAGATACAGCAGGAGTAAAAGACCGTAAACAAGGTCGCTCTAAGTATGGTGCTAAAAAGCCGAAAGCGGCAAAGAAATAA
- a CDS encoding DUF3467 domain-containing protein codes for MQDEKGNKPDQQINVELSEEVAEGTYANLAMIAHSNSEFVIDFIRLMPGVPKAKVKSRIIVTPEHARRLLSALKDNIEKYEAAFGKIDQANEAPQFPISFGTPGEA; via the coding sequence ATGCAAGACGAAAAAGGAAACAAGCCAGATCAGCAGATCAATGTAGAATTGTCGGAGGAAGTAGCAGAAGGTACTTACGCCAATTTGGCGATGATAGCTCACTCCAATTCTGAATTTGTGATTGATTTTATCCGATTGATGCCTGGAGTACCGAAGGCAAAAGTTAAATCGAGAATCATCGTAACTCCAGAACATGCAAGGAGACTTTTGAGTGCTTTGAAAGACAATATTGAAAAATACGAAGCAGCTTTTGGGAAAATTGATCAGGCAAATGAAGCCCCACAATTTCCGATAAGTTTCGGAACCCCGGGAGAAGCCTAA
- the rpoC gene encoding DNA-directed RNA polymerase subunit beta', with amino-acid sequence MAFRKNKKLNIDFSRVTISLASPESILDSSNGEVTQPETINYRTYKPEMGGLFCERIFGPVKDWECHCGKYKRIRYKGIICDRCGVEVTEKKVRRERMGHIELVVPVAHIWYFKSLPNKIGYLLGLPTKKLDQIVYYERYAVVQPGIKAEDGIQYLDFLTEDEYLDIMDKLPKENHMLDDDDPNKFIAKMGAEGIEMLLARLDLDDLSYALRHQAATDTSQQRKAEALKRLKVVEAFRDARTRIENRPEWMVVRMVPVIPPELRPLVPLDGGRFATSDLNDLYRRVIIRNNRLKRLIDIKAPEVILRNEKRMLQEAVDSLFDNSRKVNAVRSDGNRALKSLSDMLKGKQGRFRQNLLGKRVDYSGRSVIVVGPELKLHECGLPKNMAAELFKPFIIRKLIERGIVKTVKSAKKIVDRKDPVVWDILENVLKGHPVLLNRAPTLHRLGIQAFQPKLIEGKAIQLHPLVCTAFNADFDGDQMAVHVPLGHEAILEASTLMLSAHNILNPANGAPITVPSQDMVLGLYYVTKGKKSTPEEIVPGEGMTFYSTEEVVIALNEGVISQHANIKCKVKVREADGQIVEKIIETVAGRLIFNQFVPEEVGFVNELLTKKKLQQIIAKVVKVCGIARTAKFLDDIKHLGFQMAYRGGLSMGLNDVIIPEQKEPMIAKAQEEVDQVWNNYLMGLITDNERYNQVIDIWTRTNSHLTNNLMKQMEEDKQGFNAIYMMMHSGARGSREQIRQLGGMRGLMAKPQKNLQGSVGEIIENPILSNFKEGLDVLEYFISTHGARKGLADTALKTADAGYLTRRLVDVAQDMIVTEEDCGTLRGLNVLPLKDNDEIVEPLSERILGRVSVHDVYDPLTDELIVPAGIEITDEIAARVDESAIEEVEIRSVLTCETRRGVCSKCYGRNLATGHMVQAGESVGVIAAQSIGEPGTQLTLRTFHVGGTASNMAVEASITAKFEGVVEFDEELRMLETTNKDGEAVTVVMGRSGEIKINDPKTGKTLVSNHVPYGALLAVKDGQKIEKNGALCKWDPYNAVILSEFDGSIDFESIVEGVTYKEVADDQTGFREKVIIDTKDRTKNPAIVVNYGDESKSYNIPVGAHLAVEIGEKVKAGQVLVKIPRSVGKTRDITGGLPRVTELFEARNPSNPAVVSEIDGVVTYGGIKRGNREIIIESKDGVIKKYMVSLSKHILVQENDFIRAGEPLSDGAITPNDILSIKGPTAVQEYLVNEIQEVYRLQGVKINDKHIEVIVSQMMQKVEILDAGDTGFLQNQVVDKWAFREENDIILDKKVVMDAGDSSTLKPGMIITARRLRDENSSLKRKDLKLVQVRDAETAVSKPTLQGITAASLGTESFLSAASFQETTKVLSEAAIRGKRDELLGLKENVLVGHLIPAGTGQRRIQNLIVGSQEEYDQLSDNMERSSSKKSSEAIL; translated from the coding sequence ATGGCGTTCAGAAAAAATAAAAAACTTAACATCGATTTTTCCAGAGTCACCATCAGTTTGGCTTCCCCAGAATCTATTCTGGATAGTTCAAACGGTGAAGTGACCCAGCCAGAGACGATCAATTATAGAACTTACAAGCCTGAAATGGGTGGTTTGTTCTGTGAGAGAATCTTTGGTCCGGTAAAAGACTGGGAATGTCATTGTGGCAAGTACAAGCGCATCAGGTATAAAGGTATCATCTGTGATCGCTGCGGTGTAGAGGTTACAGAGAAAAAAGTGAGAAGAGAGAGAATGGGGCACATCGAGCTGGTAGTACCAGTTGCTCACATTTGGTATTTCAAATCTCTTCCTAATAAAATCGGTTATCTTCTTGGTCTTCCGACTAAAAAGCTTGACCAAATCGTTTACTACGAGCGTTACGCGGTAGTACAGCCAGGTATTAAAGCCGAGGATGGAATTCAATACTTAGACTTCTTAACGGAAGATGAGTACTTGGATATTATGGATAAACTCCCTAAGGAGAACCACATGCTCGACGATGATGATCCAAATAAATTCATCGCTAAGATGGGTGCTGAAGGTATTGAAATGCTTTTGGCAAGATTGGATCTTGATGATTTGTCTTATGCACTTCGTCACCAGGCAGCGACAGATACTTCTCAGCAAAGAAAAGCTGAGGCACTTAAGAGATTGAAAGTAGTAGAAGCATTCCGTGATGCTAGAACCAGAATTGAAAACCGCCCAGAATGGATGGTTGTTCGTATGGTTCCAGTGATTCCACCGGAATTGCGTCCTTTGGTTCCTTTGGACGGAGGTCGTTTCGCAACTTCGGATCTTAATGACCTGTACAGAAGAGTAATTATTAGAAATAACCGATTGAAGCGATTGATAGATATCAAAGCTCCTGAGGTGATTTTGAGAAACGAGAAGAGAATGCTTCAGGAAGCTGTGGATTCTTTATTCGATAACTCAAGAAAAGTAAATGCGGTAAGATCTGATGGAAACCGTGCCTTGAAATCCCTTTCTGATATGTTGAAAGGTAAGCAAGGTCGATTCCGTCAAAACCTACTTGGTAAGCGTGTGGATTACTCTGGTCGTTCTGTGATCGTAGTAGGTCCTGAGTTGAAGCTTCACGAGTGTGGTCTACCTAAAAATATGGCGGCTGAGCTTTTCAAACCTTTTATCATCAGAAAACTGATCGAAAGAGGTATTGTGAAGACTGTTAAGTCTGCTAAGAAAATTGTGGATCGTAAAGATCCAGTGGTTTGGGATATCTTGGAAAACGTTTTGAAAGGGCACCCTGTGCTACTTAACCGTGCTCCTACACTTCACAGATTAGGTATTCAAGCATTCCAGCCAAAATTAATTGAAGGAAAAGCAATCCAGCTTCACCCATTGGTATGTACTGCATTCAACGCCGATTTTGACGGTGACCAGATGGCGGTTCACGTACCTCTTGGACATGAAGCAATTTTGGAAGCTTCTACTTTGATGCTTTCTGCTCATAACATCCTTAACCCTGCCAACGGAGCTCCGATCACGGTACCTTCTCAGGATATGGTTTTGGGTCTGTATTATGTTACTAAAGGAAAGAAATCTACTCCTGAGGAAATTGTACCTGGAGAAGGAATGACTTTCTATAGCACTGAAGAAGTGGTTATCGCTTTGAATGAAGGTGTTATTTCACAGCATGCGAATATCAAGTGTAAAGTGAAAGTAAGAGAAGCAGATGGTCAAATCGTTGAGAAAATCATCGAAACTGTTGCAGGTAGATTGATCTTCAATCAGTTTGTTCCAGAGGAAGTTGGTTTCGTAAACGAATTGTTGACTAAGAAAAAGCTTCAGCAGATTATCGCTAAGGTTGTCAAGGTTTGTGGTATTGCACGAACTGCGAAATTCTTGGATGATATTAAGCACTTAGGATTCCAGATGGCCTACCGTGGTGGACTATCTATGGGATTAAATGATGTGATTATTCCTGAGCAAAAAGAGCCAATGATTGCAAAAGCTCAGGAAGAAGTAGACCAGGTATGGAATAACTACCTAATGGGTCTAATCACTGACAATGAAAGATATAATCAGGTAATTGATATCTGGACTCGTACCAACTCTCATTTGACGAATAATCTTATGAAGCAGATGGAAGAGGATAAGCAAGGATTTAATGCGATCTACATGATGATGCACTCTGGAGCCCGTGGTTCTCGTGAGCAGATTCGTCAGTTGGGTGGTATGAGAGGTTTGATGGCCAAGCCGCAGAAAAACCTTCAAGGTTCTGTAGGTGAAATCATTGAAAACCCAATCCTTTCTAACTTTAAAGAAGGTCTAGATGTATTGGAATACTTTATCTCTACACACGGTGCACGTAAAGGTCTTGCGGATACAGCATTGAAAACTGCCGATGCGGGTTATTTGACTCGTCGTTTGGTAGATGTTGCCCAGGATATGATCGTCACTGAGGAAGATTGTGGAACCTTGAGAGGTTTGAATGTCCTTCCATTGAAAGACAACGATGAAATCGTGGAGCCACTTTCTGAAAGAATACTAGGTAGAGTTTCTGTACATGATGTATATGATCCTTTAACTGATGAGTTGATCGTACCAGCAGGAATCGAAATTACCGATGAGATTGCAGCACGTGTTGATGAATCGGCTATTGAGGAAGTAGAGATCAGATCCGTATTGACTTGTGAAACCCGTAGAGGAGTTTGCTCTAAGTGTTACGGAAGAAACTTGGCTACAGGACATATGGTACAAGCTGGTGAGTCTGTGGGTGTTATTGCTGCACAGTCTATCGGTGAGCCAGGTACACAGTTGACATTGAGAACATTCCACGTGGGTGGTACTGCATCTAACATGGCCGTTGAAGCCAGCATCACTGCTAAGTTTGAGGGTGTTGTTGAGTTTGACGAAGAGTTGAGAATGCTTGAGACGACCAACAAGGATGGAGAAGCTGTGACAGTTGTGATGGGTAGATCTGGAGAGATCAAAATCAACGACCCTAAAACTGGTAAAACACTAGTTTCTAACCACGTTCCTTATGGTGCTTTATTGGCAGTGAAGGATGGTCAGAAAATTGAGAAAAACGGTGCACTTTGTAAGTGGGATCCATATAACGCGGTTATCCTTTCTGAATTCGACGGTTCTATTGACTTCGAATCTATTGTAGAAGGAGTCACTTATAAGGAGGTTGCCGATGATCAAACTGGTTTCCGTGAGAAAGTAATTATTGACACGAAAGATAGAACCAAGAACCCAGCGATTGTTGTAAACTATGGCGATGAGTCTAAGTCTTATAACATCCCAGTGGGTGCTCACTTGGCTGTTGAAATTGGTGAAAAAGTAAAAGCTGGTCAGGTGTTGGTGAAAATCCCAAGGTCTGTAGGTAAAACAAGAGATATTACCGGTGGTCTTCCAAGAGTAACGGAATTGTTCGAGGCACGTAACCCATCTAATCCAGCTGTGGTTTCTGAAATCGATGGTGTAGTAACTTACGGTGGTATCAAGAGAGGTAACAGAGAGATTATCATCGAATCTAAAGATGGTGTGATCAAGAAATACATGGTTTCTCTTTCTAAGCACATCCTTGTGCAGGAAAATGACTTCATCCGTGCGGGTGAGCCATTGTCTGATGGAGCAATTACTCCAAATGATATCCTGTCTATCAAAGGACCAACTGCTGTTCAAGAATATTTGGTAAATGAAATCCAGGAAGTATATAGACTTCAAGGTGTAAAAATCAATGATAAGCACATCGAGGTAATTGTTAGCCAGATGATGCAGAAGGTTGAAATCCTTGATGCTGGTGATACTGGATTCCTTCAAAACCAAGTGGTTGATAAGTGGGCGTTTAGAGAGGAGAATGATATTATCCTTGATAAGAAAGTGGTGATGGATGCAGGGGATTCCTCTACTCTAAAACCAGGAATGATCATCACAGCTAGAAGGCTGAGAGATGAGAATTCGAGCTTGAAGCGTAAAGATTTGAAACTAGTACAAGTTAGAGATGCTGAAACTGCGGTTTCTAAGCCAACTCTACAAGGTATTACTGCAGCCTCTTTGGGTACAGAAAGTTTCTTGTCTGCAGCTTCCTTCCAGGAGACAACGAAGGTGCTTTCAGAAGCAGCGATCCGAGGTAAGCGTGACGAATTGTTAGGCTTGAAGGAAAACGTTTTGGTAGGTCACTTGATTCCAGCAGGAACAGGACAAAGAAGAATCCAAAACCTTATCGTAGGATCTCAGGAAGAGTACGATCAGCTTTCAGATAACATGGAACGATCTAGCTCTAAGAAATCAAGCGAAGCTATTCTTTAA